The Candidatus Melainabacteria bacterium genome window below encodes:
- a CDS encoding TM0106 family RecB-like putative nuclease, giving the protein MQLSVSDLINFYRCERLLFLNHFGDKSQKSAPVDFLKKIWKIGRDYESKVTDFFKYEKPRYKIGKYEDGFNATLDLMKKGTDIIYQGVLKNDELRGIPDFLIKTNGYSLLGDYYYFPVDIKGASTSRERYLFQLASYAYLLGDIQGFTPLYGGLLLLDLDLQIKYFYTFIKQITSAISESKNILSNPNDIPDLFIDSNCNMCQWYNFCLPEAKERKHLSLVPGVTRKIKADVEKASLRNYTELASCNDDNISKEIILQAKSLKEKKIYLKSIPDLKETKKEVFIDFESDLIMDEKGTELKRIDYLIGLLKYENKSNSYLSLLLNTTEEQLLLDFEKYLATHLEHTFYHYGHYEQTIFDTKWDKIPKVNLVDLEKVIKEFIIMPVTNYSLKHIANLLGFKWKNKEANAMQSMCWYSSYLDTGDKKFLDMSIQYNQDDCLALLFIKNWLVSLKENNLPVQTFIDIL; this is encoded by the coding sequence TTGCAATTAAGTGTTTCAGATTTAATTAATTTTTACCGCTGTGAAAGGCTTTTATTTTTAAATCATTTTGGTGATAAGTCACAAAAATCAGCTCCTGTGGATTTTTTAAAGAAAATTTGGAAGATTGGCAGAGACTATGAATCAAAAGTTACTGATTTTTTCAAGTATGAAAAGCCAAGGTACAAAATAGGAAAATATGAAGATGGATTTAATGCAACTTTAGATTTAATGAAAAAAGGCACAGATATTATTTATCAAGGAGTTTTAAAAAATGATGAACTTAGAGGGATACCAGATTTTTTAATAAAGACAAATGGTTATTCACTCTTAGGGGATTATTATTATTTCCCTGTAGATATAAAAGGAGCAAGTACTTCTAGAGAAAGATATTTATTTCAGCTTGCAAGTTATGCTTACTTGCTTGGAGATATACAAGGATTTACACCACTTTATGGTGGACTTTTGTTACTTGATTTAGATCTTCAAATTAAGTACTTTTATACCTTCATAAAACAAATAACAAGTGCAATTAGTGAAAGTAAAAATATACTAAGTAACCCTAATGATATCCCTGATTTATTTATAGATTCAAACTGTAATATGTGCCAGTGGTACAATTTTTGTTTGCCTGAAGCAAAAGAACGTAAACACTTATCGCTTGTACCTGGAGTTACAAGAAAAATAAAAGCTGATGTAGAAAAAGCCTCACTTAGAAACTATACTGAACTTGCTAGTTGTAATGATGACAATATATCTAAAGAAATAATTTTACAAGCTAAATCTTTAAAAGAAAAAAAGATTTATTTAAAATCAATTCCAGATTTAAAGGAAACTAAAAAAGAAGTTTTTATTGATTTCGAATCCGATCTAATTATGGATGAAAAAGGTACTGAACTTAAAAGGATAGATTATTTAATTGGGCTTTTAAAATATGAAAACAAAAGCAACAGCTACTTAAGTTTGTTGCTTAATACTACTGAAGAACAGCTTTTACTAGATTTTGAAAAATATCTAGCTACTCACTTAGAGCATACTTTTTATCATTATGGGCACTATGAGCAGACAATCTTTGACACAAAATGGGATAAGATTCCAAAAGTAAATCTAGTTGATTTAGAAAAAGTTATAAAAGAATTCATAATTATGCCAGTGACAAATTATTCCTTAAAACATATTGCAAATTTGCTTGGGTTTAAATGGAAAAATAAAGAAGCAAATGCTATGCAATCAATGTGCTGGTACAGCAGCTATTTAGATACAGGAGATAAAAAATTTTTAGACATGAGCATTCAATACAATCAAGATGATTGCTTAGCACTTCTTTTTATTAAGAACTGGCTAGTTAGTTTAAAAGAAAACAACTTACCAGTGCAAACATTCATAGATATTCTTTAA